In the Alistipes provencensis genome, GTGGGCGATGATCTCGAACGGATCGTCGAAGCGCACCAGCGGCAGCAGGTTCAGCCCCATGACGTTCTTGATCGAATATTTGTGCAGGATGCGCTCCGTCAGGGCCTTGTCGCCGCGAACCCGGTCGCGCAGCGTTTCAATGGCGCGCAGAAATCCTGCGTGGCTCTCCGAGAAGGCCCGGCGGCTCGCTTCGTCGCCCGTGTCGAGCAGCGTGCCGTCGGCCAGCACCAGCCGCGCCGAGAGCAGCATCCGGTCGCTGTTGGCATGGGTGCCGCAGTTCATGCCCGAGGCGTTGTTCATCACGATGCCGCCCACCATGGCGCTTCGGATCGAAGCGGGGTCGGGCGGGAAGCGGTATCCATACGATTTCAGCACCTCGTTGACCCGGGCGCCCACGACGCCGGGCTGGAGCCGCACGGCGCGGCCGCCATCGAGCACCTCGCAGCGTTCCCAGTGCTTGCCGGCCACCACGAGCACCGAGTCGCTGACAGCCTGCCCCGAGAGGCTCGTGCCCGCGGCCCGGAAGGTCAGGGGCACACCCAGCCGGGCGGCCGTCTGCATGAGCCGCACGACCTCCTCCTCGTCGGCGGCACGCACGACGATCTGCGGGACGAGGCGGTAAAACCCCGCATCGGTGCCCCACGCCAGACGGCGCAGGTAATCGGTATAGACCCGTTCCCGGGGAATGAAGGCGCGCACGGCGCCGAGGAATCTGCGATGTTTGTCGGTCATGGTTCTTCGGATTCAAAAACAGGAGAGGCGGCCGCCTCTCCTGACAAATATACGAAATCGGACGGCTCGTTGTAACTCTTAACGGCCGTTTTCCGCCTGCGCCAGCAGACCGTAAAAGGCCGCTTCGCCGATATGCTCCGCAGGTGCGATGCGGGTCAGCCCCGCGACATCGCGCAGTCCGTCGCGCAGGGCCGCCTCCATGTAGGCGAACGAGCGCGAGATCTGACCGCCCAGCAGGAGGCATTCGATGCCGTGTTCGACGAGCAGGTCGTGCAGCGTGGCGGCAAGAATGCCCCCGACCGTCGCAAAGGTCTCGCGGGCATGGGCATCCCCCTCGCCGGCCATGCGGCCCAGATCGGCCACCGTCAGCGCCGGGTCGGTACGGCCCGTAAGTTCTTCGTAAATGCGCAGGAATCCCCGTTTCGAAGCATAGTCCTCCAGAATGCCGTCGCGGTAGGGAAGGTCGAAGATCACCACCTTCGGGCCGCCCGCCGGGTTGCACAGCACCCGCCCGTCGCGGCTCAGGGCGAAGCCCAGCCCCGTGCCGAGCGACACGAGCGCCGAAGCGCCGTATCCGGCGGCATTGCCCCGGGCGATCTCCCCGGCCAGCGCGGCGTTCACGTCCTGCATGAAGCGGATATCCGCATCGGCAGGCACGCCGGGCATCGCGTGCAGCACCCCGCGCAGATCGACGCCGCAGATGCTGCGGAACTTGTGCGTCATGCGGGAGATGCCCGCCGCATAGTCGAACGGCCCGGGAATGGCGATGCCGATCCCGGCAAGGGCCATGCCCCGTTCCGCGGCGAAGGCTGCGCCCTTGGCCACTACGGTGGACAGAGAGCCTTCGATCTCCGCACGCGAGCCCTCCGAACGGATCGGGCAACTGAACTCCGAACCGGGCAGGAGCTGCCCGGAGGCGTCCGCCACGGCCGATTTGAGGAACGTGCCCCCGACGTCGAGCAGCAGGCGGCAGCTATTCTTTGTCAAACCCATCCTTGAGCATCGTTTTGTGGACGCTGATAGGTTCCGTGCGGAGATTCTCGATCACATAGCGGCCCATGTCCGCGGGAACCACGACCATATCCATGTATTCGGCATCGAAGTAACGTTCGGGCTGTGCGACGGAACGGATGCGGATGCGTTCGCCGTCGACGAGCGTCAGCACATGGAACTTGCCGCAGGTGTCGTCCTCGATCTGCTTCTCGAACTCGAGGCGGCGGAGCGAGAAATAGAGCAGGTCGTGCTCGCCGACGATCTTCTCGGCCCAGCCGTCGCCCTCGCGCACCGTGCGGGGCTGCTGGACGATGTTGCTGCGCACCCAACTGGTCGTGCGCTCGTAGGCCAGCGTGCGTTCGCCGTGCCATGTATGGATGGGGCGCGGCTTGCCGTCGAGGTCGGCGCGCAGGTAGTCGTAGAGCTTGTAGGTGTAGGAGCCGATCGTGAGGCTGCCGATTTCGAGCACCACCTGATTGCGGCCCGACGAGTGGATCGTTCCGGCGGGAAGCATCACCTGCAGGCCGGGCTTCGAATCCTCGTAGCTGACATATTTCAGGTAGTCCACGGGCTTGTATTCGGTGTCGGCCAGCTTGATCTCGCGGATGAACTGCTCGGTGTCGGCACCGTCGCGGAACCCGACGAAGGTCTTGGCGTCCTGTCCGGCCACCACCACATAGTAGCTCTCGTCCTGACGGCCCAGTTCACCGAAGTGCTTCTCGTTGTACTCGGCTCCCGAATGCACCTGAATAGACATGTTGCCGTTGCTGTGGAACGTATCGTCGTAGTTGAAGCGGATGGGAAAGTAACCGCCGAACTTCTCGACGGCCGGGCGGCCCATGATGGCCTCGCCCTCCTTCTGCACGAACGAGAAATAGGGGAAGTCGATCTTCTCGTCCCCGGCCTCGACGACGATCGACACCTCCATCGGGATCAGGTCGAAGACCCACGCGCAGTTGCGCATCGTGTCGGGCAGGTTGCGGAGTTTCTTGACGTAGGTGCCGCCCCACACGCCCTCCAGATAGACCGGCTTGCAGCGGAACGGATAGCCGGCCAGCGACCGGAAGATGTCGGACAGCGCCGCCATCGGGATCATGTGGATATGGTCGGGACGGTCCGAAGCCATGTAATAATCGAGCAGTTCGCCGCGCAGCAGCTTGCCGCGGTGGCGCACACCCATTTCGAAATCGGCGTAGTAGCAGCGGCGGATCACCCGGTTGGCCGGGCGGGCCACCTTGTCGCCGAGGTTGGCGAACTGGCCGCGGCGGATGCGGAGGATGGCCTCCTTGGGCGTCACGTCGAAGTAGCATTTGATATCGTAGAGCCCGCGCACCTCTTCGACGAGGCATCCGCTGCCGTAGACGAGCAGCACGCGCCCTGCGGCGGCAGGGGTCCGCAACGCCTCGAGGCGCTGTTTGAAAGCCGCGAATTTCGCCGCGTCGAACATATCCGCGTAATCACGCTCGATGAGGCGTCCGAACAACAGCGACGGGTCCTTCGTGGTGTCCCACTCCAGATTGGGATCGATCATGTCGGCGATCTCCTGCTCGGATTTGAGCACCTCGGTAAACGCCACGGCATCCAGTTCGATCCCCTTGCCCAGCAACTGCTGCGAGAGCAGGTTGACCATCCGGGTCCAGTCGGCCGTCGCATAGCCGTCGAATCCGACGACGATGTTCCTGCCGGGTGCGGCCTTCAGGCGGGAAACGATATCCCCAGCCAGCGCAGCGGCAGCCTTGGGGGTTCCGGCAACGACCGCCTCGACGGTTTTTTGGGGGAGTGCCGGACGGTTGACGGCGCGGGGGTCGTCATACGGAAAAGGGTTATACATGAAACTCATAAGGACAAACGATTTTATAGGGTTAATTGTTTATTGCGTGATATTCGAAATCCATGATCTCGGAGAGCATGCCCAGCTCGCGCAGATAGTCGCCGTCGACGATGGCGAAATGCTGCGTGGTGCCGATCTTCAGTATCTCCTCGAAGAGCCGCTCGACGGGGACCACCGGGCGGAAGATGCTGTGCGAATAGGTGGCCAGAATGTGGTCGCCCTCCAACGAATCGACCAGCGTGGCGACCAGCTTGTAGCGTCCGTCGCACTCCACCAACTGGGCCATGGTCTTGCGGCCCGGCGAGATGCGGTACCAAGCGAACGGAGCCCCGGCGTACTTGTAGGAGGTCTTGGCGAAGCGCACGTCGCGGGCGATCACCACGTTCTGCTGCCAGTCGGGGTCGTTGTGGTCGTTGGGACCGGCGTGTCCGCCCGCAAAGGTGCCGTAGTCGGACTCGATGTGGAACGGCTCGAGGAAATTGACGTTCTTGCCCGAGATCAGTTTCAGCAGATAGGTGATGAGGCCCGCACCGATGTCGGCCTCGGGAACCAGCACCGAGCAGTTGTCGTTGAACCACGGGTGGTAGAACCCGGCGCGCAGGCCCACCAGTTCGAACATGGCCCGGTCGATGTCGTTGAAGACCATCACGTCGATGTCCGACCGCTCGGCCATCTTCTGCAAGCCGATCGAGGCCCGCACCGAAGCTTCGAACTTGTCGCGCGCCACGTCGTCCATCATCCGGTAGTGGGAGGTCAGCTCGTCGCAGTAGGCTTTCAGCTCCTTGTCGCTCACCGCGTCGATCACCTCGCCGTAGACCGAATAGGGCAGAAAACGGATTTCGGGGCCCAGTTTGGTGAACAGGTCGTAGGGATCGATGTAGGTCGACCACATGGCCTCGTTGTAGTTGGCCAGCAGCCCCACGTTCGACTGGCGGAGAATGGCCCGGGCGCGGGCGGCGGAAGCGAAAAGGCGGATTTGCTCCGTAACCTCCTCGCGCGACCCCATCACGACCTTCACATGTTTGCGTCCGGTACGGGGAACCGATCCGGAGGCTTCGAGCGAACCGACGAGCGTCCCGGCGCAGAGGTAGTCGATGAAGTCGTCCTCGTCCAGCGTATCCTTGAACGAAACGTGGTCCTTGGCGACATTGACGAAGAGGATCGGCACCTCGGGCATATCCCTCAGGAAACGTATCCACGCGAAGTCCTCGGACCACGAGAGGAACTCGGCGATGACGAAATCGACCTTCTCCATGTAGAAATGGTCCATGGCGTCCATGGCCTCCTCCTTGTCGTAGACGATTCCGGGGAACACGACGTCGAGGAAATCCATCGTCCCGAGTATCTTTTTCACATCGGCATCCTTGCGCTGGGCATATGTGCCCCGCCGGAGCCCTTCACCCAGCATCTTGAAGCGGGGCGACGCGATCAGCAGCAGACCTGCCTTCGCTTTTCTGGTTTTCAGGTTACTATTCATGTCTGATCTTGTTATAGTCTCTCATATAGAAATATTTGGCACCGAGGAGCATCACCACGCCGCACACCAGCCATACGACGGCCAGCATCGAGATGCCGAACGACAGCCCCGCGGCCTGCTTCACCATGCCCAGCACCAGCGGAGCCAGCGCGCCGATGGCGAATCCGGTCATAATCATCACGCCCGAAGCCGAGGAGTGGTACCGGGGCGGGATGACGTCGTAGAGCACCGTGTAGGTGTTGGCGTCGAAGAACGCACGGGCGAAGCCGAAGCCGGCGAAACCGATGTAGATGACCCACAGCGTGGACGAGTTGCCCATCAGGACGATGAACGGCACGGCGACCAGCAGCCCGAAGCCCTGCATGGCCATGCGCCACGCGGGATGCAGGCTACCCAGTTTATCCGAGAGGCGTCCGGCCAGCAGCACGCCGATGAAAGCGAACAGGTGGGTGTAGAACATCGAGTGGAATCCGGCGCCCGCGAGGTCCATGCCGAAGTTTTCGTAGAGGTAGGTGGGCATCCATGTGAGGTAGCCCGTCAGCACGAAGATCAGTCCGGCGAAGCAGACCGTGAGGATCAGGGCCGTCGGCGTGGTGAAGACCATGCGGAATCCCTCCATCAGCCGCGGCTTGGGCTCGGCGGCCTCCGCGGCGGCAACGGCGGCCGGCTCCTTCTTGTCCTTCAGCCGCACGGCCATGACGATGCCGTGCACGACGCCGATGGCGCCGAAGATGTAGAAGGCGCTCCGCCAGCCCCACAACTGTCCGATATATCCCGCGGCGTAACCGCTGATGATGATGCCGATGTAGTAGGCGGTCTGGTGGATCGACATGGCGAAGGCCCGGGTCTTGTCGTGGTACTGCGCCAGCAGCGAATAGTTGGCCGGGCCGAAGAACGCCTCGCCGCCGCCCGTGGCGACGCTGCGCATCAGCACGAGCATCACGAAGCCGTTGCAGAGGCCCGTGAACATCGTGGCCACGCTCCAGAACAGGATGCTTCCCGTGACGATCCACTTACGGCTGAAACGGTCGCCCACCAGTCCGCCGATGGGCACCAGCAGGGCATAGAAAAGATTGAATACCGTGGCGATGGAGCCGATGGCCACATCGCTCAGGCCCAGATCCTCGCGGATGAGCGGAAGCACCACGTTGAAGACCTGCCGGTCGGCCTGATTCAGGAGATAGGCGACCCACAGCAGGGCCAGCACCTCCCATTTGTACTTCGGGTTCTTTTTCCCGACGGTTGCAGTTGTCATTGGTTATAGGTTCATTTTATGCACTTGGGTTAATACAGCATATCCTGATTGGTTCCGGCGGCCTTGCGTTCGACGGCCTCCCCGCGGAACGGCACGGCGCCGCGCTCGACCAGCAGCATCGGGGCGTCCCACACCGGGCATCCGGTCAGCTTCATGCGGCCTCCGTCGCGGCTGCCGTGGGGCTGCGGCAGGTCGAAGATGCGGCCCGTTACGGGTTCCACGAGCACGGGATCCTTGAGCGAAAGCCCCTCGACACTCATTTCGACCTTGTCCCAAGCCAGTTCGTCGCCCGGAATCCGGTCAGAGTACCAGAACATCACGCCGATCGGCTTGTCATCGGCATCCGCGAGTCCCACGAGCGCGATCTCACGGGCCGTATTGGCCGTGAATGCCGGCCTTCCCGCGGGTTTCACCCCGCTGTGCAGCAGGTTGACCATGTGCTGCATGGCATGGTACGACGGCCGTTTGTAGACCACCTGTTTGAGCAGGTTCGTGCGCAGCAGGCCGAACGACTGCAACATGTTGGGATACTGGTTGTCGACAATGGCGAAGATCGACGAACGGATGCCCAGCGCGAAGTCGTTGGCCAGACGCCGTGCGACCCACTTGGCCTGGCTGTACTCAGTCCACTCGTGGTAGCGCAGCGCATGGGCCCATTCGAGGACGGCCGGACAGCCGCTCTCGCCCTGAAACAGACGGATGCGCGGATCGTACGAGGCGACGAGTTCGGCCAGCGCCTCGATGCCGGGTGTGGCGTCGTCGGGATTTTCATGATAGGGATGGAAGCTCACATAGTCGATGAGGCCCAGTTTGCCGCGCTCGCGGAGAATATCCAGCACGCGGCCCGTGAAGCCGATCGGCATGCGCGAAAGCCCGAAGCCGATGATGACCGCCCCGGAATCGACCTTGCGGACGGCTTCGGCCGTGCGGATCAGCAATTCGGCATAGGCCGCGGACTGGTCGGCGCCCCGGAGGTTCGGCTCGTTCCACACCTCCCATTCGCTGACGCGCCCTTTGTAACGACGCGCCACGGCCGTCACATAGCGCTCCCACGCCTGCAGCGTTTTTTCATCGGTAAAGATGCGCGACCCGAGGCTCTTCTGCGCCCCGTAAACCGGATTACCGTAGGCGAGGCACATCCACGGACGGATGCCCTGCTCGCGGAGTCCGTCGACCGCTTCGTCGAGCCACCCGAATTCGTATTTACCCTTCTCCTGTTCGCAGCGGGCCCAGCCGCTCTGGATACGCGCGGCGCCTACTCCCAGTTCGCCCACATAGGGCTTATAAGCCGAGAAATCGGCATATTCGCGGTCGAGGCACTCGCACCCCACCGACCAACGCGGATTGGCCAGTTCGCGCGAGGAGGCTGTCGCTACCTGCCCGATCTGTTCGAGCCCGGGGGAGACCGTCTGCAACTTTTTCCAAGTCAGCGACCAATGCTGTGCAGGGGCGACCGATGCGAGCAAGAGGCCCGATAAGCTGAGAAAGAAAGTTTTTTTCATTTTAAAAAAGTGGTTAGCGGTTTTTTTCCTATATTTGTTGGTACTTAGCCGTGTGATTGGTGTTGTGTAGTGTGGTGCAAATATAAGCAAAAAAACAAACAAACCAACAATTATTTCATTTTTTAAACGAGAGACATGCCGGAAAAGATTAAAATAGACCACGAGAGCCAAATACCGGTTTACAAACAGATCGTAGGACAGGTGGAAGAACTGGTACGCAGCGGCGAATATCCCGACGGATGTCTGCTGCCGTCGATGAACGAACTCTCGGCCGTGCTCGACATTTCGAAGGAGACGGTCAAAAAGGCCTACTCCATACTCCGCAACAAAGGTTACATCGATGCCAAGCAGGGCAAGGGATTCTATGTTTCGGCCGCAGGGGTCGCCGACAAACTGAGCGTTCTGGTCCTGTTCGACAAGCTGAGCAACTACAAGCAGGTGCTCTTCAACTCGTTCGCCGAGGAGATCGGCGACGCGGCCGAAATCACCATCCGGCTCCACAACCAGAATGTCGACCTGCTGGAATATTACGTCGAGGAGAACCTCGACCTGTTCGACTACTATGTCATCACGCCCCACTTCCCGCTCGACGCGGCTTCGCAGAAGCGGGTGCTGAAGATACTCACGCGCATCCCCAACCGCAAGCTCATCATGGTGGACCACTGGATGAAGGAGCTTCCGGGCAACTACGGCGCCGTCTATCAGGATTTCGCCAACGACGCCTACGAGGGGCTGGGGTACGGGCTCAAGAAACTGAAGACCTGCTCCCGGTTCAATGTCGTGACGCTCCCCTCGAGCCTCTACTACACGTCGGTAGGCAAGGCCGTGGAGCGGTTCTGCCGCGACAACGACATCGCCGTGGAGTTCCACACGGAAATCACCCCCGGAATCATCCGCGAGAAGGAGGTCTACCTGATTCTCAACAGCCAGTACGACTTGGGGCTGATCGAACTGGTGCGCCGCGCCCGCGAACTGAACTACCGTGTGGGCCGCGACATCAGCATCATCTCCTACAACGAGTCGCCGATCAACGAGATCATCCTCAACGGCCTGACGACCATCTCGACCGACTTCCGGCAGATGGGCGTGCTGGTGGCCCGGATGATCCTCGACAAGACGCCCGCCAAGATCAAGTGCGACTTCCAGATGATCCGCCGCAACACCTTTTAGACGCACCTCATGAAGAACCGACTCCCCGACCTCCGCATCCCGGTCCGCGAACGCATCGGCTGGGTGGACCTCCTGCGTGTGATCGCCTGTTTTCTGGTGGTCTTTTCCCACAGTTGCGACGCCTTCGTCGCCGTGTTCGACAGCGACCGCGCGACCTTTCTGCAGGGAGCTCTGGCCGGCAGCCTCGTGCGGGCCTGCGTGCCGCTGTTCGTAATGATGTCGGGAGTCCTGCTGCTGCCCGTGCGGACCGACGCCGGGAGTTTCTTCCGCAAGCGCATCGGCCGCATCCTCGTAGCACTGGTCTTCTGGTCGCTGGCGCTGCCCGTACTCTATTTCCTCTACATGCGTTATGTCGGTTCGGCCAGCCCCACGATCGACCCCGCCATGTTCACCGGTGAGGCCACGCTCCGCAAGATGTGGACCTTCGTCTTCAACTTCACCTACGACACCACGCCGCTCTGGTATCTCTACATGCTCCTCGGGCTCTATTTCATCATGCCGATCCTGAGCGCTTGGCTCGAACGGGCCTCGCAGCGCGACCTGCTGACCGTGCTCGGTATCTGGGGGCTGACGCTGCTGCTGCCCTACATGAAGATGCTGGCCCCGATGCTGGGCTATGCCGGCAATTACGGCAACATGGGCCTCTTCGGCGTCTGCGACTGGAACGAATTCGGGACGTTCTACTACGTCTCGGGCTTCGCGGGCTACCTCGTGCTGGCCTTCTACCTCGTGAAATTCCCGCCCGCGTGGAGCCGGCGCAAGACGCTGGGCATCTGCATCCCGGCTTTCCTTGTCGGCTACCTCATCACGGGGCTGGGCTATGTGGTGATGCAGAAATATTTTCCGGGCAACTACGCCTATCTGGAGATCGTCTGGTATTTCGCCGGCATCAACGTCTTCCTGATGACTGCCCCTGTTTTCATCCTCGTGCAGAAAGCCGCCGCACGGCCCCGCGCATGGCTTTCGCGGCTGGCGGGCGCCACGTTCGGCATCTACCTCTGCCACTTCATCTTCGTGCAGGCGGGCTATGACCTCGTGCAGCAAATCCCGGGACTCCCGGCACTGGTGCGCATCGCGCTGATCGCCTGCGGAGCCTTCGCCGTAAGCTGGCTCGCGGTGTGGCTCATGCAGCGCTGGCGCGTGACGCGGCGGCTCGTGGAGTAACCTTTAACCGAAACCAAACCATTCCGACTTATGAAAAGAAATATTATCGCACTGTGCACCCTGCTGCTCGCCGCCTGCGGCGGAGCGGAAACGGGAATCACGCTCCTCAGCGAAGGAGCGTTCGATGCCCGGATCGACGGCAAACCCGTCAAACTCTACACGCTGCATGCCGGCGACGTGACCATGCAGGTCACCAACTACGGCGCCCGTGTCGTATCGCTCTGGACCCCGGACCGCGAGGGTCGTTACGAGGATATCGTACTGGGCTACGACTCGCTCTCCCGCTACGTCGACAACACCGGCGAGCGCTTCCTCGGCGCCGTCGTGGGTCCCTATGCCAACCGCATTGCCGGCGGCCGCTTCACGCTCGACGGCGTGGAGTACACCCTGCCGCAGAACAACAACGGACAGACGCTCCACGGAGGTTTGAACGGACTGGACCGCGTCGTCTGGGACGTGGTATCGGCCACCGACGACCGGCTCGTGCTGACCTACACGCACGCCGACGGCGAAGAGGGATTCCCGGGCAACCTGCAGATTCGCATGACCTACTCGCTCACGCCCCAAAACGAGTTCCGCATCGACTACGACGCCACGACCGACAAACCCACCGTCGTGAACCTCTCGCACCACCCCTTCTTCAACCTCAAAGGCGAGGGTAACGGCACCATCCTCGACAACGTGCTGACGATCAACGCCAGCCGCACCACGCCCGTCGATTCGGTGCTGATCCCCACGGGTGAAATCGCCGACGTAGCGGGCACGCCTTTCGATTTCCGCCAGCCGCATGCCATCGGCGAGCGCATCGGGGCCGACAACGAACAACTGCGCAACGGCGGCGGTTACGACCACAACTGGATCATCGACCGCCGGAGTGCCGACGGCATCGAGACGGCCGCCACAGTCTGGGAACCCGCTTCGGGACGCACCGTCGAGGTGTTGAGCGACCAGCCCGCCCTGCAGTTCTACAGCGGTAATTTCTTCGACGGCGCGGTCAACGGCAAGTACGGCAAACCCCTCCGCTACCG is a window encoding:
- a CDS encoding class I mannose-6-phosphate isomerase, whose amino-acid sequence is MSFMYNPFPYDDPRAVNRPALPQKTVEAVVAGTPKAAAALAGDIVSRLKAAPGRNIVVGFDGYATADWTRMVNLLSQQLLGKGIELDAVAFTEVLKSEQEIADMIDPNLEWDTTKDPSLLFGRLIERDYADMFDAAKFAAFKQRLEALRTPAAAGRVLLVYGSGCLVEEVRGLYDIKCYFDVTPKEAILRIRRGQFANLGDKVARPANRVIRRCYYADFEMGVRHRGKLLRGELLDYYMASDRPDHIHMIPMAALSDIFRSLAGYPFRCKPVYLEGVWGGTYVKKLRNLPDTMRNCAWVFDLIPMEVSIVVEAGDEKIDFPYFSFVQKEGEAIMGRPAVEKFGGYFPIRFNYDDTFHSNGNMSIQVHSGAEYNEKHFGELGRQDESYYVVVAGQDAKTFVGFRDGADTEQFIREIKLADTEYKPVDYLKYVSYEDSKPGLQVMLPAGTIHSSGRNQVVLEIGSLTIGSYTYKLYDYLRADLDGKPRPIHTWHGERTLAYERTTSWVRSNIVQQPRTVREGDGWAEKIVGEHDLLYFSLRRLEFEKQIEDDTCGKFHVLTLVDGERIRIRSVAQPERYFDAEYMDMVVVPADMGRYVIENLRTEPISVHKTMLKDGFDKE
- a CDS encoding ROK family protein: MGLTKNSCRLLLDVGGTFLKSAVADASGQLLPGSEFSCPIRSEGSRAEIEGSLSTVVAKGAAFAAERGMALAGIGIAIPGPFDYAAGISRMTHKFRSICGVDLRGVLHAMPGVPADADIRFMQDVNAALAGEIARGNAAGYGASALVSLGTGLGFALSRDGRVLCNPAGGPKVVIFDLPYRDGILEDYASKRGFLRIYEELTGRTDPALTVADLGRMAGEGDAHARETFATVGGILAATLHDLLVEHGIECLLLGGQISRSFAYMEAALRDGLRDVAGLTRIAPAEHIGEAAFYGLLAQAENGR
- a CDS encoding GH39 family glycosyl hydrolase, translating into MKKTFFLSLSGLLLASVAPAQHWSLTWKKLQTVSPGLEQIGQVATASSRELANPRWSVGCECLDREYADFSAYKPYVGELGVGAARIQSGWARCEQEKGKYEFGWLDEAVDGLREQGIRPWMCLAYGNPVYGAQKSLGSRIFTDEKTLQAWERYVTAVARRYKGRVSEWEVWNEPNLRGADQSAAYAELLIRTAEAVRKVDSGAVIIGFGLSRMPIGFTGRVLDILRERGKLGLIDYVSFHPYHENPDDATPGIEALAELVASYDPRIRLFQGESGCPAVLEWAHALRYHEWTEYSQAKWVARRLANDFALGIRSSIFAIVDNQYPNMLQSFGLLRTNLLKQVVYKRPSYHAMQHMVNLLHSGVKPAGRPAFTANTAREIALVGLADADDKPIGVMFWYSDRIPGDELAWDKVEMSVEGLSLKDPVLVEPVTGRIFDLPQPHGSRDGGRMKLTGCPVWDAPMLLVERGAVPFRGEAVERKAAGTNQDMLY
- a CDS encoding GntR family transcriptional regulator, with protein sequence MPEKIKIDHESQIPVYKQIVGQVEELVRSGEYPDGCLLPSMNELSAVLDISKETVKKAYSILRNKGYIDAKQGKGFYVSAAGVADKLSVLVLFDKLSNYKQVLFNSFAEEIGDAAEITIRLHNQNVDLLEYYVEENLDLFDYYVITPHFPLDAASQKRVLKILTRIPNRKLIMVDHWMKELPGNYGAVYQDFANDAYEGLGYGLKKLKTCSRFNVVTLPSSLYYTSVGKAVERFCRDNDIAVEFHTEITPGIIREKEVYLILNSQYDLGLIELVRRARELNYRVGRDISIISYNESPINEIILNGLTTISTDFRQMGVLVARMILDKTPAKIKCDFQMIRRNTF
- a CDS encoding aldose epimerase family protein → MKRNIIALCTLLLAACGGAETGITLLSEGAFDARIDGKPVKLYTLHAGDVTMQVTNYGARVVSLWTPDREGRYEDIVLGYDSLSRYVDNTGERFLGAVVGPYANRIAGGRFTLDGVEYTLPQNNNGQTLHGGLNGLDRVVWDVVSATDDRLVLTYTHADGEEGFPGNLQIRMTYSLTPQNEFRIDYDATTDKPTVVNLSHHPFFNLKGEGNGTILDNVLTINASRTTPVDSVLIPTGEIADVAGTPFDFRQPHAIGERIGADNEQLRNGGGYDHNWIIDRRSADGIETAATVWEPASGRTVEVLSDQPALQFYSGNFFDGAVNGKYGKPLRYRESLALETQKYPDSPNHPGFPSTELRPGEHYTQVCIYRFGTK
- a CDS encoding acyltransferase; the encoded protein is MKNRLPDLRIPVRERIGWVDLLRVIACFLVVFSHSCDAFVAVFDSDRATFLQGALAGSLVRACVPLFVMMSGVLLLPVRTDAGSFFRKRIGRILVALVFWSLALPVLYFLYMRYVGSASPTIDPAMFTGEATLRKMWTFVFNFTYDTTPLWYLYMLLGLYFIMPILSAWLERASQRDLLTVLGIWGLTLLLPYMKMLAPMLGYAGNYGNMGLFGVCDWNEFGTFYYVSGFAGYLVLAFYLVKFPPAWSRRKTLGICIPAFLVGYLITGLGYVVMQKYFPGNYAYLEIVWYFAGINVFLMTAPVFILVQKAAARPRAWLSRLAGATFGIYLCHFIFVQAGYDLVQQIPGLPALVRIALIACGAFAVSWLAVWLMQRWRVTRRLVE
- a CDS encoding MFS transporter; translation: MTTATVGKKNPKYKWEVLALLWVAYLLNQADRQVFNVVLPLIREDLGLSDVAIGSIATVFNLFYALLVPIGGLVGDRFSRKWIVTGSILFWSVATMFTGLCNGFVMLVLMRSVATGGGEAFFGPANYSLLAQYHDKTRAFAMSIHQTAYYIGIIISGYAAGYIGQLWGWRSAFYIFGAIGVVHGIVMAVRLKDKKEPAAVAAAEAAEPKPRLMEGFRMVFTTPTALILTVCFAGLIFVLTGYLTWMPTYLYENFGMDLAGAGFHSMFYTHLFAFIGVLLAGRLSDKLGSLHPAWRMAMQGFGLLVAVPFIVLMGNSSTLWVIYIGFAGFGFARAFFDANTYTVLYDVIPPRYHSSASGVMIMTGFAIGALAPLVLGMVKQAAGLSFGISMLAVVWLVCGVVMLLGAKYFYMRDYNKIRHE